In Tachysurus vachellii isolate PV-2020 chromosome 1, HZAU_Pvac_v1, whole genome shotgun sequence, a genomic segment contains:
- the tm4sf4 gene encoding transmembrane 4 L6 family member 4 → MCSGNFARCLGITLIPLAILCFLCNILLLFPGGKPAKSNDDVTDEAWYFGGIIGSGVLMIFPALVFLGLKTNDCCGCCGNESCGKRCAMFFSIIFAAVGLLGAGYSFIVSAVAINRGPKCLTNGTYQYPFSQGDYLSNKTMWDECKEPAGIVTWHLTLFSMLLIMGLVQMALCAFQVINGLIGTICGDCCGCCGGS, encoded by the exons ATGTGTTCTGGGAATTTTGCAAGGTGTTTAGGTATCACCCTCATTCCTTTAGCTATCCTTTGCTTTCTCTGCAACATCCTGCTGCTTTTCCCTGGAGGTAAACCTGCTAAGAGCAATGATGATGTTACAGATGAAGCCTGGTACTTCGGAGGAATAATCGGCTCTGGAGTCTTG atGATTTTCCCAGCACTGGTTTTCTTGGGACTGAAAACTAACGATTGCTGCGGCTGTTGCGGCAATGAGAGCTGTGGAAAAAGATGTGCG ATGTTTTTCTCCATTATATTTGCTGCAGTTGGTCTTTTGGGAGCTGGTTATTCTTTCATTGTGTCGGCGGTTGCGATCAATCGAGGGCCTAAGTGTTTAACAAATGGCACATATCAATACCCATTCAGTCAGGG TGACTACCTATCCAACAAAACGATGTGGGATGAATGCAAGGAGCCTGCAGGCATTGTGACGTGGCACCTAACACTCTTCTCCATGCTGTTGATTATGGGTTTGGTTCAAATGGCACTGTGTGCATTTCAGGTCATCAACGGCCTGATCGGCACCATCTGCGGAGACTGCTGCGGATGTTGCGGG GGCTCCTGA
- the LOC132853398 gene encoding glutathione hydrolase-like YwrD proenzyme → MQADLVFSSRRSPVICLNGCVASSQPLASNIGLDVLKRGGNAADAAVAVAAALNVTEPTSTGLGGDAFCLFYDAATKQVRGLNGSGRSPKAQTLELMEGCGFSQSNPPPNCHAFNVTVPGAAACWCDTVTLFGSSKLSLADLLQPAIDLAQNGFPVAEITAYMWAMNTKSLRAAGRELGEDLLINKQPPKHGQVMTNPNLARTFQELALHGRKGFYEGRIAQAVVDVVQENGGVMSLDDLKSHVTTDIMPIYTDYKTVRVWEVPPNSQGMATLIALNMLENIPIKGLGHNSANYLHILVESLKLSMTDTMHFSTDPDKSIVPVAGLLSKDYALQRAQLIQMDKARSVCEPGIPTGSDTVYFTVVDREGNACSFVNSNYMGFGTGLIPRNCGFSLQNRGANFSLDPSHVNCIGPEKRPYHTIIPAMLTDPLSGYLLCSFGVMGGFMQPQGHVQVLLNMLEFGMNPQRALDAPRVFVQFDQAAQLWMLHLEAGIDRGVADELRERGHVVNWPVEGHERDRFGRGQIISVGKWWWKLTDEKPEEEERILWAGSDPRADGCAVGY, encoded by the exons atgcaagCTGATTTGGTGTTTTCATCTCGACGCTCACCTGTCATCTGTTTGAATGGCTGTGTAGCCTCCAGTCAGCCTCTAGCATCCAACATTGGACTTG ATGTTCTGAAAAGGGGTGGAAATGCTGCCGACGCTGCTGTAGCTGTGGCTGCAGCCCTAAATGTAACAGAGCCTACAAGCACAGGCCTTGGAGGAGATgctttttgtctcttttatgACGCTGCCACCAAACAAGTGCGAGGACTTAATGGGAG TGGAAGGAGTCCCAAAGCTCAGACTCTGGAACTGATGGAAGGGTGTGGTTTTAGTCAGAGTAACCCACCACCTAATTGCCATGCCTTCAATGTTACTGTGCCTGGAGCTGCAGCATGCTGGTGTGACACCGTGACCTTGTTTGGAAGCAGTAAG CTGTCTTTAGCTGACCTTCTGCAACCAGCTATAGATCTGGCTCAGAACGGTTTCCCAGTGGCTGAGATTACAGCGTACATGTGGGCTATGAATACCAAATCCCTGAGAGCTGCTGGGAGAGAACTGGGAGAAGATTTACTCATTAACAAACAGCCACCAAAACATGGCCAGGTCATGACCAATCCCAACCTTGCACGCACGTTCCAG GAGCTTGCGCTTCATGGGAGAAAGGGGTTCTATGAGGGCAGGATTGCCCAGGCTGTGGTTGATGTCGTGCAAGAAAATGGTGGTGTGATGAGCTTGGATGACCTCAAGAGCCACGTCACCACAGACATCATGCCGATTTACACTGATTACAAA ACGGTACGAGTGTGGGAGGTCCCACCCAACAGTCAAGGGATGGCAACTCTTATTGCACTTAATATGCTTGAGAATATTCCTATCAAAG gCCTGGGTCACAACAGTGCCAACTACCTGCACATCCTGGTCGAGTCGCTGAAATTGAGCATGACTGACACAATGCACTTCAGTACAGACCCAGACAAGTCGATTGTGCCTGTGGCGGGGCTTCTTTCCAAAGATTATGCTCTCCAGCGTGCCCAGCTCATCCAAATGGACAA agccaggagtgtgtgtgagcccgGGATTCCCACAGGAAGTGACACGGTGTATTTCACAGTGGTGGACAGAGAGGGAAACGCCTGTTCCTTTGTGAACAGCAATTACATGGGCTTTGGCACTGGCCTTATCCCACGAAACTGTGGCTTTTCCTTGCAA AACAGAGGTGCTAATTTCTCTCTGGACCCCAGTCATGTGAACTGTATAGGTCCAGAGAAGAGGCCATACCACACAATAATCCCTGCCATGCTCACAGATCCCTTGTCAGGGTACCTCCTCTGCTCCTTTGGGGTAATGGGGGGCTTCATGCAGCCTCAGGGTCATGTGCAG GTATTGCTCAATATGTTAGAGTTTGGCATGAATCCTCAACGTGCACTTGATGCCccacgtgtgtttgtgcagttTGATCAGGCTG CTCAGCTGTGGATGCTCCATCTGGAGGCAGGCATAGACCGAGGTGTGGCTGATGAGCTCAGAGAACGGGGCCATGTGGTGAATTGGCCAGTAGAAGGGCATGAGCGGGACCGGTTTGGACGTGGGCAAATTATCAGCGTTGGAAAGTGGTGGTGGAAATTAACAGATGAAAaaccagaagaagaagagaggatTCTGTGGGCTGGATCTGACCCTAGGGCAGATGGATGTGCTGTGGGCTATTAG
- the tm4sf18 gene encoding transmembrane 4 L6 family member 18: protein MCSLGFAKSLGFALIPLAICCFVANVLLFFPDGEVSFARDDHLSTYVWYFMGIGGGGIAIIISALTFLSMAKCADSCGTESCAMCGSVIASLIGLAGSGYCFIISALAMIEGPRCLSKSNWITPFQEKGPEYLFDRDSWSMCEQPAHIVEWNVTLLSILLGLSLIEFLICFVQFISGLVSAVCRPCCYKQQYSLSA, encoded by the exons ATGTGCTCTTTGGGTTTTGCCAAATCTCTAGGTTTTGCCCTAATCCCACTGGCCATCTGCTGCTTTGTGGCCAATGTGCTGCTTTTCTTTCCTGATGGAGAGGTGAGTTTTGCCAGGGATGACCATTTGAGCACCTACGTGTGGTACTTCATGGGAATAGGAGGAGGCGGTATTGCA ATAATCATAAGTGCGCTTACTTTTCTGAGTATGGCGAAGTGCGCTGACTCCTGTGGAACAGAGAGTTGTGCT ATGTGTGGCTCTGTGATAGCGTCTCTCATTGGATTGGCCGGCTCTGGTTATTGCTTCATCATCTCAGCGTTGGCCATGATAGAGGGTCCACGTTGCTTGAGCAAATCAAATTGGATAACGCCTTTCCAGGAAAAAGGGCCAGA GTATCTGTTTGACCGTGATTCCTGGTCTATGTGTGAGCAGCCTGCTCACATTGTTGAGTGGAATGTGACGTTGCTGTCTATCCTGTTAGGCCTCAGCCTGATTGAGTTCCTCATTTGCTTTGTGCAGTTTATCAGTGGGTTGGTCAGTGCTGTCTGCAGGCCTTGCTGCTATAAGCAGCAGTATAGCCTGAGTGCATGA